The Sinorhizobium fredii USDA 257 region ACGTCGAAGCTGCTCAATCCGGAAAAGACCGTGTTGATTCCCGACGCCAAGGCCGGTTGCTCCCTGTCCGAGTCGATTACCGGCGCGGATGTGCGGCTGCTTAAGGAACGCTATCCCAGCGTGCCGGTCGTCACCTATGTCAACACCTCGGCGGATGTGAAGGCGGAGACGGATATTTGTTGCACCTCGTCCAACGTGCTCGCCGTCGTCGAAAGTTTTGAATCCGACACCGTGCTCTGCATTCCGGACGAATATCTGGCGATGAACGTCGCGCGCCAGTCCAACAAGAAGATCCTGACCTGGAAGGGTCATTGCGAGGTGCACGAGCGCTTCACGGCGGCCGAGCTGCTCGCCTACAAGGATGCCAATCCGGGCATCGAGATCATCGGCCATCCAGAGTGCCATCCGGACGTGATCGAAGTCTGCGATTTCTCCGGCTCCACCTCGGGCATGATCAACTATGTCAAGGACAAGCGGCCGCAGCGCGTGCTGCTCGTCACCGAATGCTCGATGGCGTCCAATATCCAGGCGGAGGTGCAAGGCGTGGATTTCGTCAAGCCCTGCAATCTCTGTCCGCACATGAAGCGCATCACGCTGCCGAAAATCCTCGACAGCCTGCTCAACATGACGGAAGAGGTTCTGGTCGATCCGGCGATCGCCGACCGCGCGCGCCTTGCCGTCGAGCGCATGGTGAACCTCAAGCAGTAATCTCGAGCGGAATGAGGAAAACTGCGCGCGGTTTTCAGCTCGCATCCCGTTCAAATTGACATGGCCGGGCCTTTCGCCCGGCGCTCATGCAAGGCCGTTGGAGGAGTTACCGAGCCATGCTGACCGACCATTTCCGCCCGCAATCCTTCAACGGGATCGATGACATCGTCATCGTCGGCGGCGGCCTTGCCGGGCTTTTCTGCGCGCTGAAGCTGGCGCCGCGTCCGGTCACCATTCTGGCCGCCGCGCCGATCGGCCACGGCGCCTCCTCCGCCTGGGCCCAAGGCGGGATTGCCGCGGCGATGAGCACCGGCGACACCTTCGGAAAGCATGTTGCCGATACGATGGCCGCCGGCGCCGGCATCGTCGACGAGAAGATGACCCGGATGATGGTCGCCGAGGGGCCGGCGCGCATCCACGACCTTCTCGAATATGGCGTCCCCTTCGATCGGGATCTCGAGGGCAAGCTGGTCCTGTCGCGCGAGGCAGCGCATTCCGAGCGGCGCATCGTGCGCGTCAAGGGCGACATGGCCGGCAAGGCGATCATGGAGGCGCTGATCGCCGCCGTACGCAGCACGCCATCGATCCGCGTCATAGAAGGCTATGTCGTCGAGGAACTGGTGCGCGAGGGACGCTTCATTTCCGGAGTCGTCGCGCGCCCGGATGCCGGCCAGTCGAAGACCCGCGTATCCTTCCCGGCACGCGCCGTCGTGCTTTGCTCCGGCGGCCTCGGCCACCTTTACGCCGTCACCACCAATCCGTGGGAAGCCTGCGGCCAGGGCGTCGGCATGGCCGCGCGCGCAGGCGCGATCATCGCCGATCCGGAATTCGTCCAGTTCCACCCGACGGCGATCAACATCGGCAAGGATCCGGCACCGCTCGCAACCGAGGCTTTGCGCGGCGACGGCGCGATCCTCGTCAATACGAAGGGCCGGCGCTTCATGCTCGACATCCACCCGGATGGCGAGCTTGCACCGCGCGACGTCGTCTCCCGCGGCGTGTTTGACGAGGTCAAGGCCGGGCGCGGCGCATTCCTCGATTGCACCAAGGCGATCGGCAAGCATTTCCCGGACATGTTCCCGACCGTCTATGCTTCCTGCATTGCAGCTGGAATCGATCCGGTGAAGCAACCGATCCCCGTCGCTCCGGCGGTCCACTACCACATGGGCGGTGTGTTGACGGACGGGGAGGGCCGCACCTCGATCGACGGCCTGTGGGCCGCCGGCGAAGTGACCTCGACCGGCGTCCATGGCGCCAATCGGCTTGCCTCCAACTCCCTGCTCGAGGCGGTGGTCTTCGCGGCGCGGATTGCCGAAAACATCAAGGGCACGCTCCCGACTCCGAAGCTCACGGAATGGGGAGACAATGCCGGCGAAAACGACGATCCGGTGACGGTAGAGGACAGCCCGCCCTTCCAGCGACTGCGCGGCGTGATGAGCGAATGTGTCGGCGTCGTGCGTACGCGAGAAGGCCTGCTGCAAGCGATCCGCGAGATCGCCGAATTGGAGAGGGTCAATACGCGCTTGCGCTTCGCCAATATCATCACAACGGCCAAGCTCATCGCGGTCGCCGCCCTGCAGCGCACCGAAAGCCGCGGCGGGCATTTCCGCGCCGATTGCCCGATCGAGCGTCCGGAATGGCAGCGGCGCACCTATCTGACGCTGGCGCAAGCGGAGCGCCTTGCCGCCGAGGCAGCTGCGGCAGAACCGGCTTGATGCCGCTGCCGCCTCTGCCGCGGAGACAATTGGGAAATTGGAAAGAAGATCATGACAGTCGCCCTACGTCCGGAACTGCCCGCCCTCCTGGTCGAGGAGCAGGTGAAAACCGCGCTCCTGGAAGACCTCGGCCGAGCCGGCGACATTACGACTTTGGCGACCATCGGACCGGACATGACGGCGACCGCAAATATGAGCGCGCGCGAAGCGGGTGTCATTGCCGGCATGGAGCTGGCGCGCACCGCCTTCCGCCTCGTCGATCCTTCGATCCGCTTCGAAGCGCTGGTTGCCGACGGTGATCGCGTCGCACCGGGAATCACGGTTGCGCGGATCTCCGGCCGGGCCCGGGGCGTGCTTTCAGCCGAGCGCGTCGCCCTCAACTTCCTCATGCACCTCTCGGGGATTTCCAGCTACACGGCGAAGTTCGCCGACGAAATCGGCCACACGGCGGCCAAGGTCTGCTGCACCCGCAAGACCATTCCCGGCCTTCGCGCGCTCGAGAAATACGCCGTTCGGCTAAGTGGCGGCTCCAACCATCGCTACGGCCTCGATGACGCGGTGCTGATCAAGGACAACCATATCGCTGTTTCCGGCGGCGTTGCCGGCGCCATCCGTGCGGCCCGCGCCTATTGCGGCCATCTGGTCAAGGTCGAGGTCGAGGTAGACGGGCTAGCCCAGATGCGCGAAGCACTCACCGCCGCACCCGACGTCATCCTGCTCGACAATATGGGCCCGGAGCTGTTGCGCGAGGCCGTGGCCGTCAATGCCGAACATTGGGGCTTGAGCGCCGCCTCCTATGCGGGTGACCTGCGCCGCACTCGGCTGGAGGCGTCCGGCAATGTCAAGATCGAGACGATCCGCGCGCTCGCGGAGTCCGGCGTCGATTACATCTCAACGTCGAAGATCACCATGGCGGCGCCGACGCTCGACATCGGGCTCGATATTTCGATCTGACGCTCCTCCAGCAGGCCATTTCAACTCGCCCAGCGCCGCATCTCCGGAATTGTCGTGGGAACGAGATAGGCAACCGCGCGTTGCTCCTCAAACCGACAGCGAGGAAGAGAACGATGATGATCAGGGTGATAATCGCGCTCGCCGCCACCGTGGGACTGGCGGTCGCTGCCTTCGCACAACAGTCATCGCAGACAGCGACGGCGGAATTCGTCGGCAAGGACGGCACGGACACCGGACGGGCCACGTTGACGTCCGGCGGCAAGGGTGTGCTGATCGAGATGGAGGTCAGCGGCCTACCCAAGGATACGTGGGTGGCCTTCCATGTTCATGAAACGGGACGTTGCGACGTCGCGGGCGGCTTCGAATCTGCCGGCAAGCATTTTGTCGGCCGAGACGAAGGCGCGGAGCACGGCTTCCTGGCTGCCCATGGTCCGCATGCCGGCGACATGCCCAATCAATATGTGGGTGCGGACGGCGTCTTGCGCGCCCAGCTGTTCAGCAGCTTCGTCTCGCTCGACGACAAGGCAACGGCCATTCGCGGACGTGCTCTGGTTATCCATGCGCGTTCGGACGACAACCGCAGCCAGCCGGCAGGGGATGCCGGCGACCGGCTCGCCTGCGCCGTGATTAAATAGTGCATCACCCAAAAGTCTGCAGCGGTTTTGGGATAGAGCCATGCATAAAAACAAGGACCTAAAGCGCGCCTCGTGAATGCGGCGCGCCTAGGATCATCGTCCGCCGACCTTGAGCCCCGGGGCAGGGCGCTCGTCGAGAATCTGTCGGCGAAAGCGGAAAAGCGCAGCCGGCCGGCCGCCGGTGGAGGCAAGGGTTCCTCCGGTCGGCTCGACGAGTTCCGCGCCCTCGACCAGCCGGCGGAAGTTCTGCTTGTGCAGATGGCGGCCGGAGATCGCCTCGACCGTTGCCTGAAGGTCGGTAAGGGTGAATTCCGGCGGCATCAATTCGAAGACCACCGGCCGGTATTTGATCTTGCCCCGCAGCCGGGCGACGGCGGTCGCGACGATGCGGCGGTGGTCGTGCCGCATAGCCAGCCCGGCCGCCGGCGTGTCGGGTTCGCGGCCATGGCCGTCGATCACCGCTTCGCGCACCAGCCCGGCTTCATAAAGCAGTTCGTAGCGTTCCAGCACGCGCTCCTCGTCCCAGGGGAAATC contains the following coding sequences:
- the nadA gene encoding quinolinate synthase NadA, producing MTSLDLRAGATAAPAFLSAAARYGVMERPDLAFTPAVARETEHLYEKVKDFIPAIEWAAYAPYVHAINRLKKERNAVILAHNYQTPDIFHCVADIVGDSLQLARDATKVDAEIIVQCGVHFMAETSKLLNPEKTVLIPDAKAGCSLSESITGADVRLLKERYPSVPVVTYVNTSADVKAETDICCTSSNVLAVVESFESDTVLCIPDEYLAMNVARQSNKKILTWKGHCEVHERFTAAELLAYKDANPGIEIIGHPECHPDVIEVCDFSGSTSGMINYVKDKRPQRVLLVTECSMASNIQAEVQGVDFVKPCNLCPHMKRITLPKILDSLLNMTEEVLVDPAIADRARLAVERMVNLKQ
- the nadC gene encoding carboxylating nicotinate-nucleotide diphosphorylase; amino-acid sequence: MTVALRPELPALLVEEQVKTALLEDLGRAGDITTLATIGPDMTATANMSAREAGVIAGMELARTAFRLVDPSIRFEALVADGDRVAPGITVARISGRARGVLSAERVALNFLMHLSGISSYTAKFADEIGHTAAKVCCTRKTIPGLRALEKYAVRLSGGSNHRYGLDDAVLIKDNHIAVSGGVAGAIRAARAYCGHLVKVEVEVDGLAQMREALTAAPDVILLDNMGPELLREAVAVNAEHWGLSAASYAGDLRRTRLEASGNVKIETIRALAESGVDYISTSKITMAAPTLDIGLDISI
- a CDS encoding superoxide dismutase family protein — protein: MIRVIIALAATVGLAVAAFAQQSSQTATAEFVGKDGTDTGRATLTSGGKGVLIEMEVSGLPKDTWVAFHVHETGRCDVAGGFESAGKHFVGRDEGAEHGFLAAHGPHAGDMPNQYVGADGVLRAQLFSSFVSLDDKATAIRGRALVIHARSDDNRSQPAGDAGDRLACAVIK
- a CDS encoding L-aspartate oxidase produces the protein MLTDHFRPQSFNGIDDIVIVGGGLAGLFCALKLAPRPVTILAAAPIGHGASSAWAQGGIAAAMSTGDTFGKHVADTMAAGAGIVDEKMTRMMVAEGPARIHDLLEYGVPFDRDLEGKLVLSREAAHSERRIVRVKGDMAGKAIMEALIAAVRSTPSIRVIEGYVVEELVREGRFISGVVARPDAGQSKTRVSFPARAVVLCSGGLGHLYAVTTNPWEACGQGVGMAARAGAIIADPEFVQFHPTAINIGKDPAPLATEALRGDGAILVNTKGRRFMLDIHPDGELAPRDVVSRGVFDEVKAGRGAFLDCTKAIGKHFPDMFPTVYASCIAAGIDPVKQPIPVAPAVHYHMGGVLTDGEGRTSIDGLWAAGEVTSTGVHGANRLASNSLLEAVVFAARIAENIKGTLPTPKLTEWGDNAGENDDPVTVEDSPPFQRLRGVMSECVGVVRTREGLLQAIREIAELERVNTRLRFANIITTAKLIAVAALQRTESRGGHFRADCPIERPEWQRRTYLTLAQAERLAAEAAAAEPA